In Phacochoerus africanus isolate WHEZ1 chromosome 1, ROS_Pafr_v1, whole genome shotgun sequence, the following are encoded in one genomic region:
- the SELENOP gene encoding selenoprotein P isoform X2 translates to MWRGLGLALALCLLPWGGTESQGKSSFCEQPPGWSIKDQDPMLNSYGSVTVVALLQASUYLCILQASRLEDLRVKLEKEGYSNISYIVVNHQGIASQLKYVYLKSKVSEHIPVYQQEENQTDIWTLLNGNKDDFLIYDRCGLLVYHLGLPYSFLTFPYVEEAIKTVYCENKCGNCSLKTLKDEDFCKNVYLATEEKTTEAPQPHQHHDHHHHRHHHHHHHHGHQHLGNGHLSEHPKPEAPDAPEQPPPSGLHHHHGHKGHQRQGHSENUDMPAGSESLQLSLPQKKLURRGCISQLLCKFPKNSESALRSUCUHCRHLIFEKTESAVTUQCGENLPSLCSUQGLLAEENVIESUQURLPPAAUQASQQLNPTK, encoded by the exons ATGTGGAGAGGCCTGGGGCTGGCCCTGGCTCTCTGTCTCCTCCCTTGGGGAGGAACAGAGAGCCAGGGGAAAAGCTCCTTTTGTGAGCAACCTCCAGGCTGGAGCATAAAGGACCAAGACCCCATGCTGAACTCCTATGGTTCAGTGACTGTGGTTGCTCTTCTTCAGGCCAGCTGATACCTGTGTATTCTGCAGGCATCCAG atTGGAAGACCTGCGAGTAAAACTGGAGAAAGAAGGATATTCTAACATCTCCTACATTGTTGTTAATCATCAAGGAATTGCTTCTCAATTAAAATATGTGTATCTTAAAAGTAAGGTTTCAGAGCATATTCCTGTTtatcaacaagaagaaaaccaaacagaTATCTGGACTCtcttaaatggaaataaagatgACTTCCTCATATATGACAG atgcGGCCTCCTTGTATATCATCTTGGTTTGCCTTATTCCTTCTTAACTTTCCCATATGTAGAAGAAGCCATTAAGACTGTTTACTGTGAAAATAAATGTGGAAACTGCTCTCTCAag ACACTGAAAGATGAAGActtttgtaaaaatgtatatttggcTACTGAGGAAAAAACAACTGAGGCTCCACAGCCTCATCAACATCATGATCACCATCACCAtcgccatcaccatcaccatcaccatcacggGCATCAGCATCTTGGGAACGGTCATCTTTCAGAGCATCCGAAACCAGAAGCGCCAGACGCTCCTGAACAGCCCCCTCCTTCAGGTCTTCATCACCATCATGGGCACAAGGGTCACCAAAGACAGGGTCATTCTGAGAACTGAGATATGCCAGCAGGAAGTGAAAGTTTACAACTTTCTCTTCCACAGAAAAAGCTCTGACGAAGGGGATGCATAAGTCAGTTACTCTGCAAATTTCCCAAAAATTCAGAGTCAGCTCTGAGAAGCTGATGCTGACACTGTCGACATCTGATATTTGAAAAAACAGAGTCTGCAGTCACCTGACAGTGTGGAGAAAACCTCCCTTCTTTATGTAGCTGACAGGGCCTTCTGGCAGAGGAGAACGTCATTGAATCTTGACAGTGACGTTTGCCTCCAGCTGCCTGACAGGCAAGTCAGCAGCTCAACCCCACCAAATGA
- the SELENOP gene encoding selenoprotein P isoform X1, with protein MWRGLGLALALCLLPWGGTESQGKSSFCEQPPGWSIKDQDPMLNSYGSVTVVALLQASUYLCILQASRLEDLRVKLEKEGYSNISYIVVNHQGIASQLKYVYLKSKVSEHIPVYQQEENQTDIWTLLNGNKDDFLIYDRCGLLVYHLGLPYSFLTFPYVEEAIKTVYCENKCGNCSLKTLKDEDFCKNVYLATEEKTTEAPQPHQHHDHHHHRHHHHHHHHGHQHLGNGHLSEHPKPEAPDAPEQPPPSGLHHHHGHKGHQRQGHSENUDMPAGSESLQLSLPQKKLURRGCISQLLCKFPKNSESALRSUCUHCRHLIFEKTESAVTUQCGENLPSLCSUQGLLAEENVIESUQURLPPAAUQASQQLNPTKUSUKNKAGRUKUPSN; from the exons ATGTGGAGAGGCCTGGGGCTGGCCCTGGCTCTCTGTCTCCTCCCTTGGGGAGGAACAGAGAGCCAGGGGAAAAGCTCCTTTTGTGAGCAACCTCCAGGCTGGAGCATAAAGGACCAAGACCCCATGCTGAACTCCTATGGTTCAGTGACTGTGGTTGCTCTTCTTCAGGCCAGCTGATACCTGTGTATTCTGCAGGCATCCAG atTGGAAGACCTGCGAGTAAAACTGGAGAAAGAAGGATATTCTAACATCTCCTACATTGTTGTTAATCATCAAGGAATTGCTTCTCAATTAAAATATGTGTATCTTAAAAGTAAGGTTTCAGAGCATATTCCTGTTtatcaacaagaagaaaaccaaacagaTATCTGGACTCtcttaaatggaaataaagatgACTTCCTCATATATGACAG atgcGGCCTCCTTGTATATCATCTTGGTTTGCCTTATTCCTTCTTAACTTTCCCATATGTAGAAGAAGCCATTAAGACTGTTTACTGTGAAAATAAATGTGGAAACTGCTCTCTCAag ACACTGAAAGATGAAGActtttgtaaaaatgtatatttggcTACTGAGGAAAAAACAACTGAGGCTCCACAGCCTCATCAACATCATGATCACCATCACCAtcgccatcaccatcaccatcaccatcacggGCATCAGCATCTTGGGAACGGTCATCTTTCAGAGCATCCGAAACCAGAAGCGCCAGACGCTCCTGAACAGCCCCCTCCTTCAGGTCTTCATCACCATCATGGGCACAAGGGTCACCAAAGACAGGGTCATTCTGAGAACTGAGATATGCCAGCAGGAAGTGAAAGTTTACAACTTTCTCTTCCACAGAAAAAGCTCTGACGAAGGGGATGCATAAGTCAGTTACTCTGCAAATTTCCCAAAAATTCAGAGTCAGCTCTGAGAAGCTGATGCTGACACTGTCGACATCTGATATTTGAAAAAACAGAGTCTGCAGTCACCTGACAGTGTGGAGAAAACCTCCCTTCTTTATGTAGCTGACAGGGCCTTCTGGCAGAGGAGAACGTCATTGAATCTTGACAGTGACGTTTGCCTCCAGCTGCCTGACAGGCAAGTCAGCAGCTCAACCCCACCAAATGAAGTTGAAAAAATAAGGCAGGAAGGTGAAAATGACcttcaaattaa